A single region of the Ascaphus truei isolate aAscTru1 chromosome 6, aAscTru1.hap1, whole genome shotgun sequence genome encodes:
- the LOC142497896 gene encoding free fatty acid receptor 2-like, producing the protein MVISGHSYLVLSVYVVTFLTGLPSNLLAFYTFLIKVRKKSTPIDILLLNLTISDLLLLMFLPFKMEEAASGMLWKLPLFLCPLTGFCYYSSIYISTLFLTAVSVERYLGVAYPIKYKLNRKPQYAIFASIFFWIVACSHCSIVYIVQYSLPSNETVLNYSTCYEKFTEEQLTILLPVRLELGLVLFFIPFIITLFCYINFVKILMSLPHIQSKRKQRAIGLAVATLSNFVICFAPYNISHIVGFVQNRSPEWRVDALLLSTFNASLDPIVFYFSSLAVQRTFFDCFAGILRKLRTIFPCKRIFTPSCEVVFNENAVERSST; encoded by the coding sequence ATGGTGATCTCAGGACACAGTTACCTAGTTTTATCTGTCTACGTGGTGACTTTCCTCACTGGTCTACCCTCCAATTTGTTGGCCTTTTATACCTTCTTGATCAAGGTGCGCAAGAAGTCAACGCCGATAGACATCCTTCTTCTCAACCTGACCATATCCGACCTTCTCCTACTAATGTTCCTTCCTTTCAAGATGGAGGAGGCCGCATCAGGGATGCTGTGGAAATtgcctctgtttctctgtcctcTCACTGGATTCTGTTACTACAGCAGCATTTATATCAGCACCCTGTTTCTCACAGCTGTTAGTGTGGAACGCTACCTTGGTGTGGCTTACCCCATTAAATACAAACTGAACCGCAAGCCTCAGTATGCCATATTTGCAAGCATCTTCTTCTGGATTGTAGCCTGTTCTCACTGCAGCATTGTTTACATCGTACAGTACAGTTTACCAAGCAATGAGACAGTATTAAACTATTCCACATGTTATGAAAAGTTCACTGAGGAGCAGCTCACGATCTTGCTACCAGTGCGTTTGGAATTGGGTTTGGTTTTATTTTTCATCCCATTCATCATCACCCTTTTCTGCTATATAAACTTTGTCAAgatcctgatgtctctgccccacATACAAAGCAAGAGGAAGCAGAGAGCCATAGGTCTAGCAGTGGCCACTCTTTCCAACTTTGTCATCTGCTTTGCCCCATATAACATCTCTCACATAGTTGGGTTTGTACAGAACAGGAGCCCGGAGTGGCGGGTGGATGCTTTGCTGCTCAGCACATTCAATGCCAGTTTGGACCCAATTGTTTTCTATTTCTCCTCCTTAGCTGTTCAGAGAACTTTCTTTGACTGCTTTGCAGGAATCTTGCGGAAGTTGAGGACCATCTTCCCTTGTAAAAGAATCTTCACCCCTTCCTGTGAGGTTGTATTCAATGAAAATGCTGTAGAAAGATCCTCCACCTGA